A single genomic interval of Malania oleifera isolate guangnan ecotype guangnan chromosome 11, ASM2987363v1, whole genome shotgun sequence harbors:
- the LOC131167393 gene encoding putative dehydration-responsive element-binding protein 2H, whose amino-acid sequence MEKHGRKKRSRARRDGSSVAEKIAEWKENNNEFDSSNDEGKPVRRVPAKGSKKGCMRGKGGPENSHCSYRGVRQRRWGKWVAEIRAPNRGRRLWLGTFATPLEAAMAYDEAARAMYGPVARLNLSNNASVKEAPTPSSDCSSDISASPCMDYSLDCLKPSWPEDCDYMLYVPGTLDLILPDLV is encoded by the exons ATGGAGAAACATGGCAG GAAGAAGAGGTCACGGGCCAGACGGGATGGATCTTCTGTAGCTGAGAAAATTGCAGAGTGGAAGGAGAACAACAACGAATTTGATTCTTCTAATGACGAGGGAAAGCCAGTCCGCAGAGTTCCTGCTAAAGGATCAAAAAAGGGATGCATGAGGGGTAAGGGTGGACCGGAGAACTCCCATTGTAGTTACAGAGGTGTAAGGCAGAGGAGATGGGGTAAGTGGGTCGCAGAGATTCGAGCGCCAAACAGGGGTAGAAGACTCTGGCTTGGCACATTCGCGACACCACTCGAAGCTGCGATGGCGTATGACGAGGCTGCAAGGGCCATGTATGGTCCTGTAGCCCGGCTGAATCTTTCAAATAATGCTTCAGTGAAGGAAGCACCTACACCAAGCAGTGATTGTTCGTCAGATATATCAGCATCACCATGCATGGATTATAGTTTGGATTGCTTAAAACCAAGCTGGCCAGAAGATTGTGACTACATGTTGTATGTGCCAGGAACACTTGATTTGATATTACCAGATCTTGTGTAA